A section of the Schistosoma haematobium chromosome ZW, whole genome shotgun sequence genome encodes:
- a CDS encoding hypothetical protein (SECRETED:SignalP(1-23)), whose amino-acid sequence MKTLVILIYITWILYLNFPQVGSLSQSQYPIKHDLFQSILKANDNFIYYQHRLIIGHIVTLPCEYESMDNNSNNRRIHNQSVVYEWLFNGRQLSPHRAFFNANWDIHGYLTIWAMISRQTTLWCHKQIIDNNNQITDHYYYSHQITFINLAILNQIVGIKVDMNMDKYALLHKCQIDNNTCDCQTTFGINVTSDKEMAKSKHYILENLEELSQSICQNLTFCINFYLNDFLCMNSLNDSRATHYTEFTFILDNFRKYTVNSTGTSIAFEASKLFEELKWKLNDELLSRKSYLTKILKEKFSTKDMEVIITPYYRSIHYCMGPSGKLLPAHGECDLCSPGSYYPSRIIDPPPPSIDEELLPSTANQIIFTDGYTRSQLTTSDYDLIKCLPCPHNTYSEEYGQSSCLPCPFQHSIPIDRDSDTHPINGSDWLHIACTKEDRSELLMIQIIQRILGKTIGEYIKKTSLIKRAGILCFIIALPGIITFLLIFIAYTLIDVGSTLKEMAKTLHPLQIQLAEISTANARLDVQLSEAAERTYRHEK is encoded by the exons ATGAAGACACTAGTTATCTTGATTTATATTACTTGGATTTTGTACTTAAATTTCCCGCAAGTTGGTTCATTGTCTCAATCTCAATATCCAATTAAACATGATTTATTTCAATCCATTCTGAAAGcaaatgataattttatttattatcaacatCGTTTAATAATTGGGCATATTGTAACACTGCCATGTGAATATGAGAGTATGgacaacaatagtaataatcgAAGAATTCATAATCAATCAGTAGTTTATGAATGGTTGTTCAATGGTAGACAATTATCACCGCATAGAGCATTTTTTAATGCAAACTGGGATATTCATGGATATTTAACTATATGGGCTATGATATCGAGGCAAACAACGTTATGGTGTCATAAACAAATTATCGATAATAATAACCAGATaactgatcattattattattcacatcaAATTACTTTCATTAATTTAGCTATATTGAATCAAATTGTCGGTATTAAAGTAGATATGAACATGGATAAATATGCATTATTGCATAAATGTCAAATTGACAATAACACATGCGATTGTCAAACAACATTTGGTATTAATGTAACATCCGATAAAGAAATGGCAaaatcaaaacattatattttagAGAATTTAGAAGAACTCAGTCAATCTATATGTCAGAACTTAACATTttgtataaatttttatttaaatgattttctATGCATGAATAGTTTGAATGATTCACGTGCTACGCACTACACtgaatttacatttattttggACAATTTTAGAAAATATACGGTAAATTCGACAGGTACATCCATCGCATTCGAGGCCTCTAAACTTTTTGAAGAG TTAAAATGGAAATTAAATGATGAATTACTGTCGAGGAAAAgttatttaactaaaatattGAAAGAAAAATTCTCAACTAAAGACATGGAAGTTATAATTACACCGTATTATCGATCTATTCATTATTGTATGGGTCCATCAGGAAAGCTGCTTCCGGCACATGGTGAATGTG ATCTATGCTCACCGGGGTCGTATTACCCAAGTCGTATTATCGATCCACCACCACCATCAATTGATGAAGAACTCTTGCCTTCTACTGCTAACCAAATAATATTCACGGATGGATACACCAGATCTCAACTTACCACTAGTGATTATGATCTAATCAAATGTCTTCCATGTCCACATAATACATATTCGGAGGAATATGGTCAATCAAGTTGTTTACCATGTCCATTTCAACACAGTATACCAATCGATCGTGATAGTGATACACACCCGATAAATGGAAGTGATTGGCTACACATAGCATGCACTAAAGAAGACAGATCTGAACTACTTATGATACAAATAATTCAAAGAATATTAGGCAAGACAATAGgtgaatatataaaaaaaacttcACTCATCAAACGTGCTGGAATTCTATGTTTTATCATTGCTTTGCCTGGTATTATCacttttttattaatatttattgcCTATACTTTGATTGATGTTGGATCAACATTAAAAGAAATGGCTAAAACTTTGCATCCATTGCAAATACAATTAGCTGAGATTAGTACAGCAAATGCACGTTTGGATGTGCAATTGAGTGAAGCAGCTGAAAGGACTTATAGACATGAAAAGTGA